The following DNA comes from Nitrospira sp..
ACCGAACGCGGCGTGTTTAAGCCGGCAGAGATCAGTAAGCAGTTCCGATAAACGAGAGCAGGGTTGGCCTCTGCCGCCAGTCCGTGTAGAATAATCCCATCATGAAGCAGACTCCATCCTATGAAGTCCTGGAACAAGCCAGGCGGAACAGTTCCCTAGGCGAGCAGCTGGAGTCGGAGCGGCAAGCGGCTGTTCTCAAGCTGTCGTCTGGAGAACGCCTCGCCTTGGCCATCGAGCTGTCCGATACCTGCTGGCTGCTGCGTGAAGCATGTTCCAAGAAGCCCTTCAGGACATAGTGTCACGATTGGCCGCGGCCCGAACGAGGGGCTTGCTGGAACACTTTGCCTTGATCGGCGGATTAGCCGTATCGCTGTGGGCAGAGCCGCGGGCGACGCGGGACCTCGACTTTGCCGTCGCGCTGCAGGCCGGATCGCCGCAATCGCTGGCGGATTTTCTTCATGGGACCTATCGAGCGGGAGATCCGGGTGATCCGCTGCGCGGAGTGATTACGGCTTCTAGCGGCATGGATGAACGGACGATCCCCGTTCAGTTGATCTTTCTGCCCCGGCCGCTATCCGCTGTGGTGTTTGAACGGATGCACGATGTGAACGTGTTGGGGTGCGTGGTTCCGGTTGTGGCATGGGAGCCATTGGTGTTGCTCAAACTCTATGCCGGAGGGCCGCGCGATCTGCTCGATGCCAAACAGATTTGCGCGGCGCAGGCGCCAGATACCAGGGCGCTGGCGTCTGTTGAGACGTTGGCGAAGCAGGCAGGTTTGTCGGAAGAGTGGGATCAATTCCGGCGTCGAATGGCGACGCCATAGCGTTTCTCCAATCTGATTCCTGCCCGTGATGTCACCCCGGCTGAATTAATCACCGGCATCATCACCGAACGCGGCGTGTT
Coding sequences within:
- a CDS encoding nucleotidyl transferase AbiEii/AbiGii toxin family protein: MFQEALQDIVSRLAAARTRGLLEHFALIGGLAVSLWAEPRATRDLDFAVALQAGSPQSLADFLHGTYRAGDPGDPLRGVITASSGMDERTIPVQLIFLPRPLSAVVFERMHDVNVLGCVVPVVAWEPLVLLKLYAGGPRDLLDAKQICAAQAPDTRALASVETLAKQAGLSEEWDQFRRRMATP